The Pedobacter ginsengisoli region CCTGAAGTAAAATCATCAAGTGAAGTATACGGAGAAACTACAGGCAACGTGCTGGCAGCTAAAATACCTATTGCCGGTATAGCCGGCGACCAGCAAGCCGCGCTGTTTGGACAAATGTGTACAGAGCTTGGGATGGTTAAAAACACTTATGGTACAGGCTGCTTTATGCTGATGAACATTGGAGACAAACCTATTGTATCGCAAAACAACCTGGTAACTACTATAGCCTGGAAAATAAATGGTAAAGTTCAATATGCTTTAGAAGGCAGTATATTTATAGGCGGAGCTGTTGTACAATGGCTAAGAGATGGATTAGGCTTAATTGCCACATCGGCAGATGTTGAAGAACTGGCTCTAAGAGAAACTGACACCGGTGGCGTGTACCTTGTTCCAGCCTTTGCCGGTCTTGGAGCTCCGCACTGGAATCAGGATGCCAGGGGTACCATTACCGGAATTACCAGAGGCACCAATGCATCTCACCTAGCCAGGGCAGCTATTGAAAGTATCGCTTTCCAGACAATGGAGGTTTTAAAGGCTATGGAAGCAGATTCAGGCCTTAGAATTAAGGAACTAAGAGTAGATGGAGGTGCAACTGCCAACGATATACTGATGCAATTTCAGGCTGATGTGCTTGAAACCACAGTAATCAGACCGCAGGTTACAGAAGTTACCGCCTTGGGTGCGGCCTATCTGGCTGGCCTTGCTGTTGGCTACTGGGCAAGCATGGATGACATTAGTGGCCAGTGGAAAATTGACAAAAGTTTTAAAGCCGGAGAGGCTAAAAATATAGAAGAGCGTATAAAAGGATGGAATAGAGCTGTAAAAGCGGCCAAAGCATACGCAGAAAATTAACCAAACTAATAACTTATTTAAATCTAATCAGCATGTCTGCATTTTCAGCCGAAATCCTCGGTACTATGTTTATGATTTTATTGGGCAATGGTGTTGTTGCCAATGTTGTTTTAACCGGAACTAAAGGAAATAATGGTGGATGGATTGTAATTACCACAGCCTGGGCACTTGCCGTATTTGTAGGTGTTGTAATAGCCGGGCCATACAGTGGAGCTCATCTTAATCCTGCTGTAACAATTGGCCTGGCGGCTGCCGGAAAGTTTAGCTGGGCAGACGCCCCCGCCTACATTGCCGCTCAATTTATCGGTGCAATGCTTGGATCCTTTTTGGTCTGGCTCTTGTTTAAAGATTTTTACAAAGGAACAGAAGACAAAGGCGCAAAACAGGCTACTTTTTTTACTGCCCCTGCCATTCCAAATACTGTTTCGAATTTGATAAGTGAAATAATAGGCACATTTGTACTGATTTTTGTAATATTCCATTTTACTGATGCCTCATTCGGTTCTGATAAATCTCCGATAGGCCTGGGTTCCGTTGGTGCCCTACCTGTAACCTTTCTGGTATGGGTTATAGGTCTATCATTAGGCGGAACAACAGGATATGCCATTAATCCGGCAAGAGATCTTGGTCCTAGAATTATGCATGCCATACTTCCAGTTGCCGGCAAAGGCGGCAACAACTGGAGTTATGCGTGGATACCCGTAATAGGCCCAATTGTTGGAAGCGTGCTGGCGGCTTTGCTATATTTTTGCATAAAAATTTAATACTCATTTTGGCTATTAAGAGTATTTCAGGTCTAGTTTAACAATGGCTGTTAATTCAGCCCCATGAGTCTCTCAAATGACAAAAGGTCGTTCAGAGTCGTTTCAAAGCCGGTAAAAGAGTCGTTGGGCAGTCGTTTAAAAAATACAGCAAACCTAGCCTCTTTGAGGGTAATTGATATTGATTTTATGTGGCGGATTTCTATTGGAACTTCTATTTAAGTAGTTGCTCAAGTGCTGCTTGGCCACCTGTGTTCTGATGGTTTAATTCAATAGATTTCTTGTACATCTCAATAGCTTCCTGCTTCTTTCCTGCAAAGGCCAATGCTTCGCCATAACTATCGTAGGTATTAAAGCTTAGTGGAAATAGGAGTACATTAAGTTTTAATACCTCCAGGGCCTCAGAAACGTGGCCAGGTGTTTTCCCCGCGTAAAGTAACTGCAAGCCGAGTTCATTCATTTCATCTTCATTTAAAGAATAATGCAGACTGTCTGATTTGAGCGCGCATAATTTTATGAAAGCATTATCAATACCCCTCTCAGTTAAAGCAATGACATAGTCGCGCGTAAGGCTTTTCCGTAATGTTTCCGTAGGCCGGGCATTTAGTATTTTAAGAATGTTCTTTCCAATATTAAAGACGTTTGGGCTGAAAGTATTGTCGAATAGAATAAAACTTTGTTTACGGGAAATATTCCGAACAAACATACAGATAGCTCCCGGCACACCACCTGTATGAAAAACAATTTTACCAAGGGTGGTATCTTGCAGTACATACCATCCAAGACCATAGACTGCCTTACCTAAAGCACTTTCAGTAATGTTGGGCATACCTAAGTTTAATTGACTAACAGCAAGGGCTTCGTTAAGACTTTCTGATTTTAACAGCTTGGTTCCATACAATGCCTGGTCGAATCTGATCATATCAGTCGTGGTACTGTATATGTTCCCCTGCCCCAATAATCCGTTCAGATTATAAGTCCTCCATTTCACTTTCTTAATGCTATCTGCATCAATAGGTACTGTATTAATAAACAGTGGATAATCATGATTTATAGCCTGTTTTAATGGTTTGATATGTTTACTTGTGTAAAAATAAGTCTCTGACATCCCAGCAGGCTGGAAGACTTTTTTAGCTACATATACTTCAAAAGATGAGCCTGAAACCTTTTCGACAAGTAATGCGAGTAAGCAAAAGTTTAAATTAGAATATTGCCACTTTTCACCCGGGTTAAATATTAAAGATTGATTTAAGCTTTTCAGAAGTGGAATGATATCTCCATTATTAAAAACCTTTTCGGGTTGTTTAGCAACTGCTGATTCGAAAACATTGTAGTCTGGCAAACCTGAAGTATGCGATAGAAGCTGACGTACGGTGATATTAGGATAAGGAAATTCTGGGAAATATTTAATAAAACGGTCATCCAATTTAAATTTGCCTCTATCCCTCAATTGCAATATGGCTATTGAGGTAAATATTTTTGATACAGACCCTAATGCAAAGCTAGTTGTTTTGGTATTTGACTGACCCCGTGCAAAATCGGAATATCCGAATGATGATTTATAGATGGTGTTGTTATTAACCGTAATTTGGGCAGCGCCATTTAACATTTTATATTCAGATATAACCTGAAATAAACTATCAATGCGCTTTGAAATAACCTGTTCTTGAGAGAAAGCCATGGATGGGATTAGCATGTAAGCTAAGGCGAGATTTTTTACAATATTTTTCATGTCAAAAGTTTGTTCAAAACTAAGGCTGTAAATAGAACAGAGACATATATAAAAACTTTAGAAAACCTTTAGAAAAGCTTATTTTTAACTTTACAAGTTAATTATGGTAATAAATAAGCATTTTACTATAAATGCTTCGCGAAATGAAGTATTGGATAACAGGACGGAAAAATCTGTTAGACTGGAACCCTGGTTGATGAAACTGTTATGCCTTCTCATTGAAAATCATGGAGAGATTGTTGAACGTAGTTTTATTATCAAACAACTCTGGAATGATTATCCCGGAGCAGGTGAGGGCTTAAATCAAGCCATATCAGGATTGAGAAAATTACTGGAGGACGATCAGAAAAAGATCATCGAAACACTTCCTAAAACCGGATATTGTTTCCATGGAATTATTGAAGATATTCCTATTAAACATCAGGCCAGATCGCTTAAGGCAACATATATCATGGCGGGGATTCTAACGGTTATCGCTATTTTATTTCTTGTGAGATATTACCAATCAACGGAAGCATCAATTTCTGACCGATTATCTAGAAAGGAAGCACGCGATATTTCTAAAATTGACTCCATCCATCAGGCAGAAAGATTAAAAGCTCCTAAGAATAGGAAGTAAATGTAGGATTTAGATAATTAGAGACTTTCAAAAACAGATGAACAATAAATTTTCGGACAAGCACCAAATTAGAGTAGTTTCTACTTTTTCTGAACTTGTAAATACCGATTTCAAAGGTATTACGAACGCTATTTGCTGGTATAGAGATTTGGCCGGAGATTTTAAGGAAGTGGTATCTAAACTTCAATTTGAACAAGATATTACAGAAGTTTGCCCCGAGCAGCTTTTAGCGCTTCAACTTTCCGAAAAAGGGCATTTAGCACGGCAAATTATTTTAAATGATTTGCAATTATTAACCGATTTTGGGGCTTCTCCTTCACTCAATCTGATCAAAAGTTACCCACGGGACGATGCGTTCGATTTTATTCCAACAGATGTATATTCTTATCATGTGGATCGCTCAGCCATTGCAACGGATACTTTTTTATGTACCTATTATGGCGCTGTTAGCGAAATCTTACCCAATGATCAGGCTGAACAAAAAATACTCATCCCGGAGATTAGGGAAAAGCTTAAAGAATTACATGAAGGTTCAGACGTGGAATTTGAAAGCTTTTTGGAGGAATATTATTTTGACCTGCATTATCAACCTAAAGCCAACGCTAAGCCCATAAATTTAGGATTAGGCCATATTTGGAGATTAGCAGTAGACCATCCTCAGCAGAAGGTTTTACCCTGTGTTCATCGGGCACCAGAAGAAAAAGAAGATGAATATCGATTGCTTCTGATTTGTTGATTAGGGTGCATGTTTCGGCAAATATAGCCACTCATTCCACATTTAAACTGACATCCTATTTCGCGTTTCAAACTTGCCCCCGTCTTTCGGTGCAAAGTGGCCGATTTGGGCTTTAAGAGCCACTTCTCATCTTTGATCTTCTTTATTTAGCACAGGTACTGGAGCAAATTAAAAGCCTTCAGGTGCTCATCAGACGGCGAGATGTATGGTTGGTCAGAGCGGAAGAATGGGTGGATTAAGGTGAGGGGTTACAATTATAAATAGCCATTTCGTATATAATTATTACAATTATGGCTATTTATGATTTTTTATAAACAGCCATTTTATATATATTTATTATAATTATGGCTATTTATAATTATAATATTTGGCCAAAACATTATATTTGAGGAGAGTTTTGGCTATTTATAGTTTTATGTAGCTGTTTAACAACGGAGGTAAAATTGGAAGCATTAATAGGAAGGACAGTAGAGGCAAAAATATTATCAGAGGCACTTGAATCGGACTCACCGGAACTGATAGCGATACTGGGTAGACGAAGAGTTGGAAAGACATTCCTGATCCGGTCCACCTACCGTAAACAGCTATTATTTGAACTCTCGGGCGCAGATGACGCCAGTATGGGCGAACAGCTATTGAACTTTAGTAAGGCGATGGGAAGTGCCCTAGGGCTTCCAATGCCTATCGCCGCGCCGAGGAACTGGACGGAGGCTTTTTGGACATTGCAGGAATTTTTAGCCCCAATCGTGAAAAAGAAAAAGGCGGTTGTCTTCTTTGACGAGTTTCCTTGGCTCAGTTCCCGTAAATCTGGTTTTCTATCCGCTTTTGGACATTTTTGGAACCAGTGGGGCTCACAGCAAGCGAATCTTAAGGTGGTGATCTGTGGTTCGGCGGCATCTTGGATGATCAAGAATGTAGTCAACAATAAGGGAGGCCTGCACAACAGGCTGACAAAGAAAATACGCCTGCTCCCCTTTACCCTATATGAGACGGAGCTGTTCCTGAAAAGTAAAGGTGTCAACCTGGACCGCTATCAGATACTGACCATCTACATGGCAATGGGCGGAATACCCCATTACCTAAAAGAAATCAAAAGGGGCGAGAGCGCGGCGCAGTGCATCGACAGATTATTTTTTGCAAAGGATGGCTCTTTGGCAAATGAATTTCCCAATCTATATAGGTCACTTTTTGAACATGCGGACAGGCATATCTCGGTTGTGCGAGAGCTTGCGGGCAGGCCATCGGGCATGACCAGAGAGGAGATTATAACAGCCTGCGGCCTTCAGTCCGGAGGCTCAACTACTACACTGCTACAGGAACTGGTCGAATCGGGGTTTATCTCTGCATATGTGCCTTTTGGAAAGAATGCTAATGAGAGTATATACAAACTGAGCGATGAATATACCCTATTCTACCTGAAGTTTGTTGAAAATTCCCGAGCGAAGGGAAGCGGAACATGGCTTAAAAAATCTGCCATGCCTACATGGAGGAGCTGGAGTGGATACGCATTCGAGGGCATTTGCCTGAAGCATGTGAAGAACATCAAAGACGCCCTGGGCATATCAGGTGTATATACGGAGGAATCAGCCTGGAGGCATGCCCCCAAAACAGGCAAAGGCGCACAGATCGACCTGTTGCTCAACCGCAGTGATATGGTCATCAGTATCTGTGAGATGAAGTTTTCAAGTTCGGAATTTGTCATCGACAAGGCCTATGCAACTGAGC contains the following coding sequences:
- a CDS encoding transcriptional regulator; this encodes MVINKHFTINASRNEVLDNRTEKSVRLEPWLMKLLCLLIENHGEIVERSFIIKQLWNDYPGAGEGLNQAISGLRKLLEDDQKKIIETLPKTGYCFHGIIEDIPIKHQARSLKATYIMAGILTVIAILFLVRYYQSTEASISDRLSRKEARDISKIDSIHQAERLKAPKNRK
- a CDS encoding AAA family ATPase; the encoded protein is MEALIGRTVEAKILSEALESDSPELIAILGRRRVGKTFLIRSTYRKQLLFELSGADDASMGEQLLNFSKAMGSALGLPMPIAAPRNWTEAFWTLQEFLAPIVKKKKAVVFFDEFPWLSSRKSGFLSAFGHFWNQWGSQQANLKVVICGSAASWMIKNVVNNKGGLHNRLTKKIRLLPFTLYETELFLKSKGVNLDRYQILTIYMAMGGIPHYLKEIKRGESAAQCIDRLFFAKDGSLANEFPNLYRSLFEHADRHISVVRELAGRPSGMTREEIITACGLQSGGSTTTLLQELVESGFISAYVPFGKNANESIYKLSDEYTLFYLKFVENSRAKGSGTWLKKSAMPTWRSWSGYAFEGICLKHVKNIKDALGISGVYTEESAWRHAPKTGKGAQIDLLLNRSDMVISICEMKFSSSEFVIDKAYATELREKLNIFKSESKTKKSLFLVMVNTYGLKSNINSIGLVQNEVTMDHLFIP
- a CDS encoding DUF1826 domain-containing protein, yielding MNNKFSDKHQIRVVSTFSELVNTDFKGITNAICWYRDLAGDFKEVVSKLQFEQDITEVCPEQLLALQLSEKGHLARQIILNDLQLLTDFGASPSLNLIKSYPRDDAFDFIPTDVYSYHVDRSAIATDTFLCTYYGAVSEILPNDQAEQKILIPEIREKLKELHEGSDVEFESFLEEYYFDLHYQPKANAKPINLGLGHIWRLAVDHPQQKVLPCVHRAPEEKEDEYRLLLIC
- a CDS encoding MIP/aquaporin family protein, giving the protein MSAFSAEILGTMFMILLGNGVVANVVLTGTKGNNGGWIVITTAWALAVFVGVVIAGPYSGAHLNPAVTIGLAAAGKFSWADAPAYIAAQFIGAMLGSFLVWLLFKDFYKGTEDKGAKQATFFTAPAIPNTVSNLISEIIGTFVLIFVIFHFTDASFGSDKSPIGLGSVGALPVTFLVWVIGLSLGGTTGYAINPARDLGPRIMHAILPVAGKGGNNWSYAWIPVIGPIVGSVLAALLYFCIKI
- a CDS encoding serine hydrolase domain-containing protein — its product is MKNIVKNLALAYMLIPSMAFSQEQVISKRIDSLFQVISEYKMLNGAAQITVNNNTIYKSSFGYSDFARGQSNTKTTSFALGSVSKIFTSIAILQLRDRGKFKLDDRFIKYFPEFPYPNITVRQLLSHTSGLPDYNVFESAVAKQPEKVFNNGDIIPLLKSLNQSLIFNPGEKWQYSNLNFCLLALLVEKVSGSSFEVYVAKKVFQPAGMSETYFYTSKHIKPLKQAINHDYPLFINTVPIDADSIKKVKWRTYNLNGLLGQGNIYSTTTDMIRFDQALYGTKLLKSESLNEALAVSQLNLGMPNITESALGKAVYGLGWYVLQDTTLGKIVFHTGGVPGAICMFVRNISRKQSFILFDNTFSPNVFNIGKNILKILNARPTETLRKSLTRDYVIALTERGIDNAFIKLCALKSDSLHYSLNEDEMNELGLQLLYAGKTPGHVSEALEVLKLNVLLFPLSFNTYDSYGEALAFAGKKQEAIEMYKKSIELNHQNTGGQAALEQLLK
- the glpK gene encoding glycerol kinase GlpK; translated protein: MSTYILSFDQGTTSSRAIVFDKEGSIISIAQREFQQIYPQPGWVEHNATEIWSSQVAVATEAIIKASITPHDIAAIGITNQRETTVLWDKKTGEPLHNAIVWQDRRTSAYCDELKVQGLGKSVQEKTGLIIDAYFSATKIRWILDNVPGAREKAEAGEIAFGTIDTWLIWKLTDGRVHVTDVTNASRTMIYNIHSLDWDQELLDLFNIPRSILPEVKSSSEVYGETTGNVLAAKIPIAGIAGDQQAALFGQMCTELGMVKNTYGTGCFMLMNIGDKPIVSQNNLVTTIAWKINGKVQYALEGSIFIGGAVVQWLRDGLGLIATSADVEELALRETDTGGVYLVPAFAGLGAPHWNQDARGTITGITRGTNASHLARAAIESIAFQTMEVLKAMEADSGLRIKELRVDGGATANDILMQFQADVLETTVIRPQVTEVTALGAAYLAGLAVGYWASMDDISGQWKIDKSFKAGEAKNIEERIKGWNRAVKAAKAYAEN